One Catillopecten margaritatus gill symbiont DNA window includes the following coding sequences:
- the leuA gene encoding 2-isopropylmalate synthase, whose amino-acid sequence MSDKLIIFDTTLRDGEQSPGASMTKDEKIRIAKVLEKMRVDVIEAGFAIASPGDFDAVQAVANTVKDSTICSLARALDKDIDRAGEALKGANSSRIHTFIATSDIHMKMKLNMTPDQVVEQAVRSVRRARNWTDNVEFSPEDAGRSDEDFLCRVIEAAINAGATTINIPDTVGYNMPHQFGETLKNLIERIPNSDKAIFSAHCHNDLGLAVANSLSAVLNGARQVECTINGLGERAGNSSLEEIVMAVRTRQDVFGCDTNIDTTQILSASRLVSSVTGFIVQPNKAIVGANAFAHEAGIHQDGVLKHRETYEIMRAEDVGWNANQLVMGKHSGRNAFKARLNELGVEFDSDESLNDAFARFKELADKKHEIFDEDLQALVSEAQIEDFESINLVSLKVSSETGKQNSAEVKLSIDGQEKTATANTSGAVDATFSAINSLVGVEVNLQLYSVSNVTQGTDALGEVNVRLESDGRIVNGQGADTDIIIASAKAYIHGLNKILVATDKAHPQV is encoded by the coding sequence ATGTCTGACAAACTAATTATTTTCGATACGACGCTAAGAGATGGTGAGCAATCCCCCGGTGCGTCAATGACCAAAGATGAAAAAATCCGCATTGCCAAAGTGCTAGAAAAAATGCGCGTTGATGTGATTGAAGCGGGTTTTGCCATTGCATCACCTGGCGATTTTGATGCTGTTCAAGCAGTTGCTAATACCGTTAAAGATTCCACCATTTGTTCACTTGCTCGTGCACTTGACAAAGATATTGACCGTGCTGGTGAAGCATTGAAGGGTGCTAATTCGTCACGCATTCACACTTTTATTGCCACCAGCGATATTCATATGAAGATGAAACTGAATATGACCCCCGACCAAGTGGTAGAGCAGGCTGTGCGTTCAGTAAGGCGTGCGAGAAACTGGACGGATAATGTTGAATTTTCACCCGAAGATGCAGGACGCAGTGACGAAGATTTCCTTTGTCGTGTGATTGAAGCGGCGATTAATGCAGGGGCAACTACCATTAATATCCCTGATACCGTGGGTTACAATATGCCCCATCAGTTCGGTGAAACCCTTAAAAATCTAATTGAGCGTATTCCCAATTCTGACAAAGCGATTTTCTCAGCACATTGTCATAATGACCTTGGCTTAGCAGTTGCCAATTCACTTTCAGCTGTTTTAAACGGTGCACGCCAAGTGGAATGCACGATTAACGGCTTGGGCGAACGAGCAGGCAACAGTTCACTGGAAGAAATAGTGATGGCAGTGCGTACTCGCCAAGATGTTTTTGGCTGTGATACCAATATTGACACCACACAAATCCTATCCGCCTCTCGTTTGGTTTCAAGCGTGACGGGCTTTATCGTGCAACCGAATAAAGCCATTGTCGGCGCTAATGCCTTTGCTCATGAAGCAGGTATCCATCAAGACGGCGTGTTAAAACACCGTGAGACTTATGAAATTATGCGAGCTGAAGATGTTGGCTGGAATGCCAATCAATTAGTGATGGGCAAACACTCAGGTCGTAATGCCTTTAAAGCTCGACTTAACGAACTTGGTGTTGAATTTGATTCTGATGAAAGTTTGAATGATGCCTTTGCTCGTTTCAAAGAATTGGCAGATAAAAAGCACGAAATTTTCGATGAAGATTTGCAAGCATTGGTGTCCGAAGCGCAAATTGAAGACTTTGAAAGCATCAATTTAGTCTCGCTTAAAGTTTCCAGTGAAACGGGTAAGCAAAATTCAGCCGAAGTAAAACTTTCTATTGATGGACAAGAAAAAACAGCAACCGCCAACACCTCAGGTGCCGTTGATGCTACTTTTAGTGCCATTAATTCATTGGTAGGTGTAGAGGTTAATCTGCAACTTTATTCCGTCTCAAATGTTACCCAAGGCACCGATGCACTCGGAGAGGTTAATGTGCGTTTAGAGTCCGATGGTCGCATTGTCAACGGACAAGGTGCTGATACCGACATTATCATTGCCAGTGCTAAAGCCTACATCCACGGACTGAATAAAATTTTAGTTGCTACTGATAAGGCGCATCCACAAGTGTAG
- the ilvH gene encoding Acetolactate synthase isozyme 3 small subunit, which yields MRHIISVQLENESGALSRVAGLFSARGFNIESLTVAPTNDATLSRMSIVSIGDEDIIDQIVKQLEKLIDVVTVTNLTATEHIERELVLVKIDVDPSTQASIDQHIDDYAGKIVDVSEDTYTVEVAGKSQRVNDFLTSLDASKVLEVSRTGVTGVCQKREY from the coding sequence ATGAGGCATATTATTTCAGTACAATTAGAAAATGAATCAGGTGCACTTTCGAGGGTGGCAGGTTTATTCTCAGCGCGTGGATTTAATATTGAGTCACTGACAGTGGCACCGACGAATGACGCGACACTATCACGCATGAGTATTGTTAGTATCGGCGATGAAGATATTATTGATCAGATTGTTAAACAATTGGAAAAATTGATTGATGTGGTAACAGTGACAAATTTGACTGCAACTGAACATATTGAACGGGAGTTGGTATTGGTGAAAATCGATGTTGACCCAAGCACACAGGCGAGTATTGACCAGCACATTGACGACTATGCGGGTAAGATAGTTGATGTCAGTGAGGACACTTACACCGTTGAAGTGGCAGGTAAAAGTCAAAGGGTTAACGACTTTTTAACCTCGTTGGATGCGAGTAAAGTTTTAGAAGTTTCAAGAACAGGCGTGACCGGCGTTTGTCAGAAAAGAGAATATTAA
- the mgtE gene encoding Magnesium transporter MgtE, whose product MPEVKNTSFEDCLQKLMMSLEASLYEEATTQFANLHSAEIARLLEAVPPKDRTQLWLDIDTDTQGDILKDLNEDVRAQLLSEMTVDSIVKATEGLDTDDLADIVPDLPESALHNLLLTLDYKHRDHLKRVLSYPEDTAGGLMNIDIITVRDDVNVRTVIRYLRLLKEMPIDTDQIFVVDRAYKYIGSIHVSTLLTNEAEQNIAPLINQDLQPISAKLPEREVAHLFEQRNLISAPVIDENNELIGRITIDDVVDVIRDEAEHSVLSMAGLSEEDVFAPVMQSTKRRSIWLGVNLITVFIAVFFIGLFEATLQEKIALAILMPVVASMGGIAGTQTLILVTRGIATGRVTTSNLKMLVNKEVAVGVLNGVVWSLVIGIATYFWFADLVLSIVIALAIIVNLVFAAFSGAFLPALLVKFKIDPALAGGVVLTTITDVIGFVAFLGFASLVV is encoded by the coding sequence ATGCCGGAAGTTAAAAATACTTCTTTTGAAGATTGTCTGCAGAAACTAATGATGTCTCTGGAGGCATCTTTGTATGAAGAAGCCACCACCCAGTTTGCCAATTTACATTCGGCTGAAATTGCTCGCCTGTTAGAAGCTGTTCCACCGAAAGATAGAACGCAGCTTTGGCTTGATATTGATACAGATACGCAAGGCGATATTCTGAAAGATTTAAACGAGGATGTGCGGGCGCAACTGTTGAGTGAAATGACAGTTGACTCTATCGTCAAAGCCACTGAAGGCTTAGATACGGATGATTTGGCAGATATTGTGCCAGATTTGCCCGAATCTGCACTGCATAATCTATTGTTGACATTGGATTACAAGCACCGAGATCACCTCAAGCGTGTATTGTCTTACCCCGAAGATACGGCGGGTGGACTGATGAATATTGATATTATTACCGTCCGTGATGATGTTAATGTACGCACCGTGATTCGTTATTTACGCTTATTGAAAGAAATGCCCATTGATACTGACCAAATATTTGTGGTTGACCGTGCTTATAAATACATAGGTTCAATTCATGTTTCCACCTTGTTAACCAACGAAGCAGAACAAAATATTGCCCCCCTTATCAATCAAGATTTGCAGCCGATTTCAGCCAAGTTACCCGAGCGTGAAGTCGCACATTTATTTGAGCAGCGAAATTTAATTTCAGCCCCTGTGATTGATGAAAATAATGAGCTTATTGGGCGTATTACGATTGATGATGTGGTTGATGTGATTCGTGATGAAGCCGAACACTCGGTGTTGTCAATGGCAGGCTTGAGTGAAGAAGATGTGTTTGCTCCCGTAATGCAAAGTACCAAACGCCGTAGTATTTGGTTAGGAGTTAATCTCATTACTGTCTTTATTGCCGTGTTTTTTATCGGACTGTTTGAAGCCACTTTGCAAGAAAAAATTGCGCTCGCTATTTTAATGCCTGTGGTTGCTTCAATGGGCGGTATTGCAGGTACGCAAACCTTGATTTTAGTCACTCGTGGTATTGCCACAGGTAGAGTAACGACCTCTAATCTTAAAATGCTGGTAAATAAAGAAGTGGCAGTTGGAGTTTTGAATGGTGTAGTTTGGTCTTTGGTAATTGGTATAGCGACTTATTTCTGGTTTGCCGACCTAGTATTAAGCATTGTCATTGCGCTAGCCATTATTGTTAATCTAGTTTTTGCCGCATTCTCAGGTGCATTTCTCCCTGCTTTACTGGTTAAATTTAAAATTGATCCCGCATTAGCAGGCGGAGTTGTCCTCACAACCATTACTGATGTAATTGGTTTTGTCGCATTTTTAGGGTTTGCTTCGTTAGTGGTTTAA
- the ilvC gene encoding Ketol-acid reductoisomerase (NADP(+)) — translation MNRYYDKDADLNIVKNMKVAIVGYGSQGYAHANNLKDSGVEVAVALRAGSASAKKAADSGLTVKSVEEATAWADLVMVLAPDEFQAQIYTDAIEPNLQQGATLAFAHGLNIHFEMIKPRADLNVIMIAPKAPGHTVRSEFVKGGGIPDLIAVFQDTSGNAKDIALSYASAIGGGRTGILETSFREETETDLFGEQAVLCGGTTALVQAGFETLVEAGYEPEMAYFECMHELKLIVDLMYEGGIANMRYSISNTAEYGDVTRGPRVITADTKVEMKKILSEIQDGSFAKEFVANVGELPGRREVQREHQIEQVGESLRAMMPWISKNKVVDQAKN, via the coding sequence ATGAATAGATATTACGATAAAGATGCAGATTTAAACATTGTTAAAAATATGAAAGTAGCCATTGTTGGTTACGGTTCACAAGGTTATGCACACGCAAATAACCTCAAAGATTCAGGGGTTGAGGTGGCAGTTGCATTAAGAGCGGGTTCGGCTTCTGCAAAGAAAGCAGCAGATTCTGGTTTGACAGTAAAATCAGTGGAAGAGGCGACAGCGTGGGCTGATTTGGTAATGGTATTAGCACCAGATGAGTTCCAAGCGCAAATTTACACAGACGCAATTGAACCTAATCTTCAACAAGGTGCGACTTTAGCATTTGCACACGGCTTAAATATTCATTTTGAAATGATTAAGCCAAGAGCCGATTTGAATGTGATTATGATTGCACCAAAAGCACCAGGACACACCGTGCGTTCTGAGTTTGTTAAAGGTGGTGGTATCCCTGATTTAATCGCCGTATTCCAAGATACATCGGGCAACGCAAAAGACATCGCATTGTCTTACGCATCAGCCATCGGTGGTGGTCGCACAGGTATTTTAGAGACTTCATTTAGAGAAGAAACTGAAACCGATTTATTTGGTGAGCAAGCAGTGTTATGTGGTGGCACAACTGCCTTAGTTCAAGCAGGTTTTGAGACTTTGGTTGAAGCAGGTTACGAGCCAGAAATGGCATACTTTGAGTGTATGCATGAGTTGAAATTAATTGTTGATTTGATGTATGAAGGCGGTATCGCGAATATGCGTTATTCGATCTCAAACACAGCAGAATACGGTGATGTAACCCGTGGCCCTCGTGTAATTACTGCGGATACGAAAGTAGAAATGAAGAAAATCTTGAGCGAAATTCAAGACGGTTCATTTGCGAAAGAATTTGTTGCCAATGTTGGTGAATTACCAGGTCGTCGTGAAGTTCAACGCGAGCATCAAATCGAGCAAGTGGGCGAGTCATTGCGTGCGATGATGCCATGGATTTCAAAGAATAAAGTGGTTGACCAAGCAAAGAACTAA
- the hpf gene encoding Ribosome hibernation promoting factor, producing MQLSISGHHLDITDAIKQHAEEKLSKIKHHFDHLINVNMILEVEKDVQKAEASIHVSGADLFAKAESGDMYVSIDRMVNKLDAQVKKHKEKLNNHRK from the coding sequence ATGCAATTAAGTATTTCTGGTCACCATCTCGATATCACTGATGCAATTAAACAACATGCAGAAGAGAAACTCTCTAAAATTAAACACCACTTCGATCATTTGATTAATGTCAATATGATTTTAGAAGTTGAAAAAGATGTGCAAAAAGCTGAAGCGTCTATTCATGTTAGTGGTGCAGATTTATTTGCTAAAGCTGAAAGTGGAGACATGTATGTTTCGATTGACCGAATGGTAAATAAGTTGGATGCACAAGTTAAAAAGCATAAAGAAAAACTGAACAATCATAGAAAATAA
- the argF gene encoding Ornithine carbamoyltransferase 1, anabolic, giving the protein MKHFINLDDLSNSDLNQIIDNAIALKKEHKAGVISKALEQKTLAMIFDKSSTRTRVSFEAGMVQLGGHALFLSDRDIQIGRGEPIIDTAIVIGSMVDAIMMRVSSHSDIVTFSKNAKVPVINALSDESHPCQLLADMMTYKEHNGNIQGKTVAYIGDGNNMCHTYMQAANVFDFTLNIATPVGYEPQHSFINKYQNCINLYTDATLACKDADLVITDVWASMGQEEEQAKRKLDFAGFQVNDALMENAKSDASFMHCLPAHRGEEVSANVIDGKQSLVWDEAENRLHAQKALLLYLLS; this is encoded by the coding sequence ATGAAACATTTTATTAATTTAGATGACTTGTCAAACAGTGATTTAAATCAAATCATTGATAATGCGATTGCTTTAAAAAAAGAGCATAAAGCAGGTGTCATTAGTAAAGCACTAGAACAAAAAACTTTGGCAATGATTTTTGACAAATCATCCACCAGAACCCGTGTGTCATTTGAAGCAGGTATGGTGCAACTCGGTGGTCATGCCCTCTTCTTGTCTGACCGTGATATCCAAATCGGTCGTGGCGAACCAATCATTGATACCGCTATCGTTATCGGCTCAATGGTAGATGCGATTATGATGCGTGTGTCCTCACACAGTGATATCGTCACTTTTTCTAAAAATGCCAAAGTACCTGTTATTAACGCCCTTTCCGATGAATCTCACCCTTGCCAATTGTTAGCAGATATGATGACTTACAAAGAGCACAACGGCAATATTCAAGGCAAAACAGTCGCCTACATTGGTGATGGTAATAATATGTGTCATACTTATATGCAAGCCGCCAATGTCTTCGACTTTACGCTTAACATTGCAACCCCAGTCGGTTATGAGCCGCAGCACTCTTTCATTAACAAGTATCAAAACTGCATCAATTTATACACCGATGCAACTTTGGCATGTAAAGATGCTGATTTAGTCATCACTGATGTTTGGGCAAGTATGGGCCAAGAAGAAGAGCAAGCCAAACGCAAATTGGACTTTGCAGGCTTTCAAGTGAACGATGCTTTGATGGAAAATGCTAAATCTGATGCCAGTTTTATGCATTGCCTGCCTGCCCATCGTGGTGAAGAAGTCAGTGCTAATGTCATCGATGGTAAACAAAGTTTAGTTTGGGATGAAGCCGAAAACCGCCTCCACGCACAAAAAGCGTTGTTGCTTTACCTTTTATCTTAA
- the ilvI gene encoding Acetolactate synthase isozyme 3 large subunit: MKLNGAQILVNCLQSEGIDHIFGYPGGAVLHIYDALDACQDINHILVRHEQGAVHAADGYARTSGKCGVALVTSGPGLTNAVTGIATAHMDSIPMVVISGQVSSAVIGNDAFQEVDAVGITRSCVKHNFLVTDIDDLANVVKKAFHIATTGRPGPVLIDITKDTTIATTEFDGYPESINMRSYQPEIKVEASQIEVAIALITQAKKPIIYSGGGSVIGNADAELITFTRNTGFPITQTLMGLGAYPATDKQSLGMLGMHGTYEANMAMHDSDCIVAVGARFDDRITGNLDLFCPYAKIIHIDIDPSSVGKTVGVDVAIIGQVTDALNALSAGLKDKKMANIGAWWEQIDEWRAVDSMAYQTKAGIIKPQSVIEALYEVTKGEAIVTSDVGQHQMWAAQYYPFDKPRRWINSGGLGTMGFGLPAAMGAKLAEPDLDVACVTGEGSIQMMLQELSTMLQYNTPVKIINLNNGYLGMVRQWQEFFYNKRYSMSYMDALPDFVKLAESYGHIGIKVEKEADLVPALKEAFKQKDRTVFLDILTDPSENVFPMIPSGAGHHEMLLAGRDEMASTNDEGLNLV, encoded by the coding sequence ATGAAGTTAAATGGCGCTCAAATATTGGTTAATTGTCTGCAAAGTGAAGGCATAGACCACATTTTTGGTTACCCGGGTGGTGCCGTTTTGCATATTTACGATGCGTTAGATGCTTGTCAAGATATTAATCACATTTTAGTGCGCCATGAGCAAGGTGCTGTGCATGCGGCAGATGGCTATGCACGAACCAGCGGTAAGTGCGGTGTGGCATTAGTTACTTCGGGCCCAGGCTTGACAAATGCAGTAACGGGTATTGCGACAGCACACATGGATTCTATTCCAATGGTGGTGATTTCAGGTCAAGTGTCTTCTGCAGTGATTGGCAATGATGCATTTCAAGAAGTAGATGCGGTAGGGATTACTCGTTCGTGTGTTAAACATAATTTCTTAGTAACAGATATTGATGATTTGGCAAATGTTGTTAAAAAAGCCTTTCACATTGCGACCACAGGTCGCCCAGGTCCAGTGTTGATTGACATTACCAAAGATACCACGATTGCTACCACCGAGTTTGACGGCTACCCTGAGTCAATCAATATGCGCTCGTACCAGCCAGAGATAAAAGTGGAGGCAAGTCAGATTGAGGTCGCTATTGCTTTAATTACGCAGGCGAAAAAACCGATTATTTATTCGGGCGGTGGTAGTGTAATTGGTAATGCTGATGCAGAACTCATAACTTTTACACGCAATACAGGTTTCCCAATTACGCAAACGCTAATGGGTTTGGGCGCTTACCCTGCAACGGATAAGCAGTCACTGGGCATGTTGGGTATGCACGGCACTTATGAAGCTAATATGGCAATGCATGATTCAGACTGTATTGTCGCCGTGGGCGCACGCTTTGATGACCGTATTACGGGCAATTTAGATTTATTTTGCCCATATGCAAAAATTATCCACATTGATATTGACCCTTCTTCTGTTGGTAAAACAGTGGGCGTGGATGTTGCTATTATCGGACAAGTAACCGATGCACTCAATGCACTTTCAGCAGGATTGAAGGATAAAAAAATGGCCAATATTGGTGCGTGGTGGGAACAAATTGACGAGTGGAGGGCAGTTGATTCAATGGCGTATCAAACCAAAGCAGGAATTATCAAGCCACAAAGTGTTATCGAGGCTTTATATGAGGTGACCAAGGGAGAGGCAATTGTTACTTCTGATGTTGGGCAACACCAAATGTGGGCGGCGCAATATTATCCATTTGACAAGCCACGCCGTTGGATTAACTCGGGTGGTTTAGGCACAATGGGCTTTGGCTTACCAGCAGCCATGGGTGCGAAACTTGCAGAGCCTGATTTGGATGTAGCATGTGTTACGGGAGAGGGTAGTATTCAGATGATGTTGCAAGAGCTTTCTACAATGCTACAATACAACACGCCTGTTAAAATTATTAACTTGAATAATGGGTATTTGGGTATGGTGCGTCAGTGGCAAGAGTTTTTCTATAATAAGCGTTATTCAATGTCGTACATGGATGCACTACCTGATTTTGTGAAATTGGCTGAAAGTTATGGGCATATAGGTATTAAAGTTGAGAAAGAAGCAGACTTGGTTCCAGCTTTAAAAGAGGCGTTTAAACAAAAAGACAGAACTGTATTTTTGGATATTTTGACTGACCCAAGTGAGAATGTATTCCCAATGATTCCATCGGGTGCAGGACATCATGAGATGCTATTGGCAGGGCGTGATGAAATGGCGTCAACCAACGATGAAGGATTAAATTTGGTGTAG
- the algC gene encoding Phosphomannomutase/phosphoglucomutase, giving the protein MSIPQSIFKAYDIRGIVEDELTSETVKLIGQAIGSESIACGERGVVIGRDGRLSGVALMQALKDGLKSTGCHVVDIGMVPTPLVYYSTYTKAASSGVMITGSHNPPEYNGFKIMIAGETLSGERIQGLYERIQKQDFFTGHGTSTKVDIEDDYIDCIAADIKLNKPLHIVVDAGNGVAGNIAPKLFERLGAKVTKLFCLVDGTFPNHHPDPSKMANLEDIIKEVKNTGADMGFAFDGDGDRLGLIDNKGNVIWADRQMILYARDILSRNAGAKIVFDVKCSSLLPKDITEHGGEAIMSRTGHSFIKAKLKETGAELGGEMSGHIFFKERWYGFDDALYTGARLLEILSKTDKTCAEVFADLPDSINTPEINIHFDKQGQQFEAMDKLSTNVDFAGAKITTIDGVRVDYPNGWGLVRPSNTTPCLVLRFEADDEKTLIEIQQKFKVWLNNNDIPTINI; this is encoded by the coding sequence ATGTCAATCCCACAATCCATTTTTAAAGCCTATGATATTCGTGGCATCGTTGAAGACGAACTCACTTCTGAAACAGTCAAACTCATTGGTCAAGCGATTGGCTCCGAATCCATTGCTTGCGGTGAGCGCGGTGTGGTGATTGGTCGTGATGGGCGATTAAGTGGCGTGGCATTGATGCAAGCCTTAAAAGACGGACTTAAATCTACGGGCTGTCATGTGGTGGATATTGGTATGGTGCCGACGCCTTTGGTTTATTATTCAACTTATACCAAAGCGGCAAGTTCTGGGGTGATGATTACTGGCTCGCACAATCCGCCTGAATATAATGGCTTTAAAATTATGATTGCGGGGGAGACGCTGTCGGGGGAACGCATTCAAGGTCTATACGAACGCATTCAGAAACAAGATTTTTTTACGGGACACGGCACTTCGACTAAAGTGGACATTGAAGATGATTATATCGATTGTATCGCCGCCGACATTAAATTAAACAAGCCTCTACATATAGTAGTAGATGCAGGCAATGGCGTGGCAGGCAATATTGCACCAAAATTGTTTGAGCGATTGGGGGCAAAAGTAACGAAATTATTTTGTTTGGTTGATGGCACTTTTCCCAACCATCATCCCGATCCGTCAAAAATGGCAAATTTAGAAGATATTATTAAAGAAGTTAAAAACACAGGTGCCGATATGGGCTTTGCCTTTGATGGCGATGGCGACCGACTTGGATTGATTGACAACAAAGGTAATGTGATTTGGGCGGATAGACAAATGATTTTGTATGCGCGTGATATTTTGAGTCGCAATGCAGGAGCTAAAATTGTGTTCGATGTTAAATGCTCATCCTTACTACCAAAAGACATTACTGAGCATGGTGGTGAAGCGATTATGTCACGCACAGGGCATAGTTTTATCAAGGCAAAACTCAAAGAAACGGGTGCGGAACTTGGGGGTGAGATGAGCGGGCATATTTTCTTTAAAGAACGATGGTACGGTTTTGATGATGCACTTTACACGGGGGCGAGATTATTAGAAATTCTTTCAAAAACTGATAAAACTTGTGCAGAAGTGTTTGCCGATTTACCTGACAGCATCAACACCCCTGAAATTAACATTCACTTTGACAAACAAGGGCAGCAGTTTGAAGCAATGGATAAACTTAGCACTAATGTTGATTTTGCAGGGGCGAAAATTACCACGATTGATGGCGTGCGTGTGGATTATCCGAATGGCTGGGGATTGGTTCGCCCTTCTAATACCACGCCATGTTTGGTATTGCGATTTGAGGCGGATGATGAGAAAACTTTGATTGAAATTCAACAAAAATTCAAAGTTTGGCTGAATAATAACGACATCCCAACTATAAATATTTAA
- the argD gene encoding Acetylornithine aminotransferase: MSNYAPLDVTFVKGEGCTLTSTQGEQYLDALSGVGVVGLGHCHPNITTAIQSQAGELLHTSNWYHIQHQETLAKKLCTLAKMDNAFFGNSGAEANEAAIKIARLHARANNIDTPIILTANQSFHGRTMATLSATGNPKVQAGFSPLVSDFIYVDFDDVDAIKAHIGNVNIVAVMLEPIQGESGVIVPADDYLNQVQNICQTNNWLLILDEVQTGIGRTGKLFAHQYNNITPDVLTLAKGLGNGVPIGACLAKGKAAELLTVGTHGSTFGGNPLVSKTALAVLEVIEKENILDNVTAMSDYLSAGLQKLSSDKITQIRIKGLMIAIELNQDCTELLNAALQKHLLINITGRSIRLLPPLILNTNEADIIINTIDELLGAL, from the coding sequence ATGTCAAATTATGCGCCGCTTGATGTTACCTTTGTGAAGGGCGAAGGTTGCACCTTGACATCTACACAAGGTGAACAATACCTGGATGCGCTATCGGGGGTTGGTGTTGTTGGTTTGGGACATTGTCATCCAAATATTACTACTGCTATTCAATCGCAAGCGGGGGAATTATTACACACCAGTAATTGGTATCATATTCAACACCAAGAAACATTGGCTAAAAAGTTATGCACTTTGGCAAAAATGGACAACGCTTTTTTCGGCAATTCGGGTGCAGAGGCTAATGAAGCGGCAATTAAAATTGCACGCTTACATGCGCGTGCCAATAATATTGACACACCTATTATCCTAACAGCAAACCAAAGTTTCCACGGACGCACCATGGCAACGCTTTCTGCAACGGGTAACCCAAAAGTTCAAGCGGGTTTTTCACCCTTAGTAAGTGACTTTATTTATGTGGATTTTGATGATGTGGATGCCATCAAAGCACACATAGGTAATGTTAATATCGTGGCAGTGATGCTTGAACCTATCCAAGGGGAAAGTGGTGTGATTGTGCCAGCTGATGATTACCTTAACCAAGTGCAAAACATTTGCCAAACGAATAATTGGCTGCTGATTTTAGATGAGGTGCAAACGGGTATTGGTCGCACAGGTAAACTGTTTGCACACCAATATAATAACATTACACCTGATGTGCTGACACTTGCTAAAGGATTGGGTAATGGCGTGCCAATTGGTGCATGTTTGGCAAAAGGCAAGGCGGCAGAATTATTGACAGTTGGCACGCATGGATCTACTTTTGGGGGCAATCCTTTGGTTTCTAAAACCGCATTGGCAGTGCTGGAAGTGATTGAAAAAGAGAATATTCTTGATAATGTTACCGCTATGAGTGATTACTTATCGGCGGGTTTGCAAAAATTGTCTTCCGATAAAATCACCCAAATACGCATCAAAGGCTTGATGATTGCCATTGAACTTAACCAAGATTGCACTGAGTTATTAAATGCAGCATTGCAAAAACATCTATTAATTAATATTACTGGGCGTTCAATACGCCTATTACCCCCGCTGATTCTTAATACAAATGAAGCGGATATCATTATCAATACGATTGATGAGTTATTAGGCGCCCTATAG
- the queH gene encoding Epoxyqueuosine reductase QueH encodes MGSVKKGASVSKIDFSLKGYDRPKLKTPNGEKKLLMHSCCAPCAGEIMEALAASEIETTIFFYNPNIHPVEEYELRKEENIRFAEKLGMSFVDADYDKDNWFERTKGQEDAPERGERCTSCFDMRFEVTAEYAKANGFDLISSTLGISRWKDMNQINGCGERAANPFEGVTYWDFNWRKQGGSSRMLELSKRESFYQQEYCGCVYSLRDTNRWRVSRGREKIERGVKFYQEAMDSLSPKNI; translated from the coding sequence ATGGGAAGTGTTAAAAAAGGTGCAAGCGTGTCTAAAATAGATTTCAGTTTAAAGGGTTACGACCGCCCTAAATTAAAAACCCCAAATGGCGAAAAAAAGTTGTTGATGCATTCTTGTTGTGCCCCTTGTGCAGGAGAAATTATGGAAGCATTAGCGGCATCAGAAATTGAAACCACTATTTTCTTTTATAATCCCAACATTCACCCTGTGGAAGAATACGAATTACGCAAAGAAGAAAACATCCGTTTCGCAGAAAAACTCGGTATGTCTTTCGTTGATGCAGATTACGACAAAGACAATTGGTTTGAACGCACCAAAGGACAAGAAGACGCACCCGAACGAGGCGAACGCTGCACCAGCTGTTTTGATATGCGTTTTGAAGTAACCGCAGAATATGCCAAAGCCAATGGTTTTGATTTAATTTCATCCACTTTAGGTATTTCCCGCTGGAAAGATATGAACCAAATCAATGGCTGTGGCGAAAGAGCAGCCAATCCATTTGAGGGGGTTACTTATTGGGATTTTAACTGGCGTAAGCAGGGCGGCTCTTCAAGAATGCTGGAATTGTCTAAACGAGAATCTTTTTATCAACAAGAATATTGTGGTTGCGTTTATTCACTTAGAGATACTAACCGCTGGCGAGTCTCTCGTGGCAGAGAGAAAATCGAACGAGGTGTTAAGTTTTACCAAGAAGCAATGGATAGTCTTAGTCCTAAAAATATTTAA